A DNA window from Augochlora pura isolate Apur16 chromosome 9, APUR_v2.2.1, whole genome shotgun sequence contains the following coding sequences:
- the Ranbp21 gene encoding exportin-5-like protein Ranbp21 — protein MEFGAGDVAQISAELAQVVEVMMSPNVPQQQRLEVYNACERFKESSPLCAQCGLYLAQKSPNRSSVVRHFGLQLMEHCIKYRWTQISQSEKIFIKENAMKLLQEGAEPLLQEEAHIKDALSRVVVEMIKREWPQQWPTLLAELSQACTRGESQTELVLLVFLRLVEDVALLQTLESNQRRKDIYQALNTNMAEIFSFFLRLMEQHFSEFQKKSSLGCTSEAAAHSKIVQVVLSTLTGFVEWISINHVMAEDGRLLQILCLLLGDPIFQCSAGECLLEIVNRKGKAEERKQLMILFSEDALRYIYAAATAVPPVTGSNEFINSSNNHYLFLKKLTQVLTGMATQLCALWCKDDCSSIRPTHFNIFLDTVMTFTMSSSLTLIHMANAIWIMLFKHEQIKQDQLLLTYVPKYVENTAPKLIKVSYPHGGQSNGMSSYCLADYDSEEEFNVFVHRLRTDLLEGFRQATMAAPLVTFTYVQQWLTAKITEGMADLGYKCDQNDLLYQEWEAVGNALDSVVSRILLSNERPSVQTGLQLLELCIGYSPHDPWILSALLSCISALFVFLSMSTGSMAMPGVAILPRVLEKIFAALVFELPGETKDTRSKSAKNVRHHAASLMVKISLKYPLLLLPVFEQIHTMVRGLAREPSSLSKMEAITLYAALLLISNHFCDYERQTRFIAEVIDEASTKFIAIGANAFKGPLELMRLVGLDLPPVESMTEDPAGQNRCDLVVCIFTILSVVKRCTIPDDPDRAARGNFVAALSESGNPVYRNPATPHIIPLLPTLFALLRVMNALFTPAALAALSEGYKSAHELLESEKASLLGLNVTNDNTSEPDQTSGSAVTRMQSFLSTIHEQSYHMLGSGFHMIGRDFYQLPGLAPALINSVFSNLEMIPDYRLRPIIRVFMKPFIYYCPPAFYESVLVPVLAHVSTHMCQRLSAKWQYIAHLYESGGLDEENTNTQEVITDMLNRNLTRDFVDVLKVALVGGAASDATPLDIMEQEIGGMAIDHPSSRGNSIVAEVVSELGTFVLRHPSTCHSVVLCVLGALTWNDSNASLKATMLTGPVVRALAADGSLTPAMAAHIMVAILQGLQLHGQHEANQGSLITLGTQVYECLRPKFPNIIEVMQKIPGINPTDLQRFDEKMAIVSSKGNKVEKGKKDLFKKITNQLVGRSVGQLFRKEVKIDNLPRIEVFGKSQHIRVDDISNNATDTGIKALFAGPT, from the exons ATGGAGTTTGGTGCAGGAGATGTTGCCCAAATATCAGCGGAACTTGCTCAAGTGGTAGAAGTGATGATGTCACCAAACGTACCACAACAACAACGTTTGGAAGTATACAATGCCTGCGAACGTTTTAAAGAATCTTCACCTTTATGCGCACAATGTGGACTATATCTAGCACAGAAATCACCAAACAGAAGTTCCGTAGTTCGTCATTTTGGTCTACAGCTTATGGAGCATTGTATAAAGTATCGATGGACTCAAATATCACAATCAGAAAAAATCTTCATAAAGGAAAATGCAATGAAACTGCTACAAGAAGGTGCAGAACCATTGTTGCAAGAAGAAGCCCATATTAAAGATGCATTATCTCGGGTTGTGGTAGAGATGATCAAACGAGAATGGCCACAACAATGGCCTACACTCCTCGCCGAACTTAGTCAAGCTTGTACAAGAGGCGAAAGTCAAACTGAACTAGTTCTTCTTGTTTTCCTAAGGCTTGTGGAAGATGTTGCACTTTTGCAAACATTAGAATCTAATCAAAGGAGGAAGGACATCTATCAAGCGCTTAACACAAATATGGCTGAGATTTTTAGCTTTTTTTTAAGATTAATGGAACAACATTTCTCAGAGTTTCAAAAGAAGAGTAGTTTAGGTTGTACTTCTGAGGCAGCTGCACATAGCAAGATTGTACAG GTAGTATTATCTACATTAACTGGATTCGTAGAGTggatttcaataaatcatgTCATGGCAGAAGACGGTAGactattgcaaatattatgTCTTCTTTTGGGGGATccaatatttcaatgttcagCTGGTGAATGCttattagaaattgtaaatcgTAAAGGGAAAGctgaagaaagaaaacagtTAATGATACTATTTTCCGAAGATGCTCTAAGATATATTTATGCAGCAGCAACTGCTGTGCCACCTGTGACTGGGtctaatgaatttattaactcctcaaataatcattatttgtTTTTGAAAAAACTTACACAG GTACTAACTGGAATGGCAACACAACTTTGCGCACTTTGGTGTAAAGATGATTGTTCTAGCATTAGACCAACAcatttcaacatatttttagaCACAGTAATGACTTTTACTATGTCTTCAAGTCTGACACTTATACACATGGCAAATGCAATATGGATAATGCTTTTTAAAcacgaacaaataaaacagGATCAATTGTTATTGACATACGTACCAAAATATGTAGAAAACACAGCTccaaaattgataaaagttTCATATCCACATGGTGGACAAAGCAACGGAATGAGTTCATATTGCCTCGCTGATTACGATTcggaagaagaatttaatgtatttgTTCATAGACTTAGGACTGATTTATTGGAAGGATTTCGACAAGCAACGATGGCAGCACCGTTAGTAACATTTACTTATGTGCAACAATGGTTGACAGCTAAAATAACTGAAGGTATGGCAGATCTTGGATATAAATGCGACCAGAATGATCTGCTATATCAGGAATGGGAAGCTGTCGGAAATGCATTGGATTCTGTTGTATCAAGAATTCTTTTGAGTAACGAACGACCAAGTGTGCAAACTGGCTTGCAACTATTGGAATTATGTATTGGTTACTCTCCACACGATCCTTGGATACTATCAGCTTTGCTCTCTTGCATTAGTGCCCTTTTTGTGTTCCTATCTATGTCAACTGGTTCAATGGCTATGCCTGGGGTAGCCATCTTACCAAGAGTGTTAGAAAAAATCTTTGCTGCATTAGTATTTGAATTACCTGGTGAAACGAAGGATACTCGATCTAAGTCAGCAAAGAATGTAAGACATCATGCAGCAAGTCTTATGGTCAAGATCAGTCTGAAGTATCCATTGTTACTTCTACCAGTTTTTGAACAGATACATACAATGGTTCGTGGCTTGGCTAGAGAACCTAGTTCCTTATCCAAGATGGAGGCTATCACATTGTATGCAGCATTGCTACTAATATCCAATCACTTCTGTGATTATGAAAGACAAACTAGATTTATCGCTGAAGTAATTGATGAAGCATcgacaaaatttattgctatTGGAGCCAATGCATTTAAAGGCCCACTAGAACTAATGAGACTCGTAGGATTGGATCTACCCCCAGTTGAAAGTATGACAGAGGATCCAGCTGGTCAAAATCGATGTGATTTAGTGGTttgcatttttacaatattgagTGTTGTAAAACGATGTACTATTCCGGACGATCCGGATCGCGCTGCAAGGGGTAATTTTGTTGCTGCACTTAGTGAAAGTGGAAATCCGGTCTATAGAAATCCTGCTACACCTCATATAATTCCACTTTTGCCTACACTTTTCGCATTACTTAGAGTAATGAATGCTTTATTCACTCCTGCAGCACTAGCAGCTTTATCagag GGATACAAAAGCGCTCATGAGCTATTGGAGTCAGAGAAGGCAAGTTTATTAGGTTTGAATGTAACAAATGATAATACCTCTGAACCCGATCAAACTTCGGGTAGCGCCGTCACTCGGATGCAATCATTTCTTAGTACTATTCATGAGCAGAGCTATCATATGTTAGGTAGTGGATTCCATATGATTGGTAGagatttttatcaattacCTGGTTTAGCACCAGCACTTATCAATTCAGTTTTTTCTAACTTGGAg ATGATTCCAGACTACAGATTACGACCTATTATACGTGTCTTTATGAAgccatttatatattactgcCCCCCTGCATTTTATGAAAGTGTTCTAGTACCTGTACTGGCTCACGTTTCCACgcata TGTGCCAAAGATTAAGTGCCAAGTGGCAGTATATTGCACATCTTTACGAGTCTGGTGGATTAGATGAAGAAAATACTAACACGCAAGAAGTTATTACTGACAtgttaaatcgaaatttaacGAGAGACTTTGTAGATGTACTGAAAGTGGCTCTTGTTGGAGGTGCAGCTAGTGACGCAACTCCTTTAGATATAATGGAACAAGAGATAGGGGGAATGGCAATAGATCATCCATCGTCACGTGGCAATAGTATAGTTGCAGAAGTCGTCAGTGAATTGGGTACTTTTGTCCTTCGACATCCATCAACGTGTCATAGTGTTGTATTATGCGTCTTAGG agctTTAACTTGGAATGATTCAAATGCCAGTTTGAAAGCTACAATGCTAACGGGGCCAGTTGTTCGAGCATTAGCAGCTGATGGTAGTCTAACGCCTGCTATGGCTGCGCACATTATGGTAGCTATTCTCCAAGGTTTACAACTTCATGGCCAACACGAGGCTAATCAGGGTTCGCTTATAACTTTGGGTACACAAGTGTACGAATGTCTGCGACCTAAATTTCCGAATATTATTGAAGTAATGCAAAAAATTCCGGGTATAAATCCCACTGATCTACAGCGTTTTGACGAGAAGATGGCCATAGTTAGTTCTAAAGGTAATAAGGTTgagaaaggaaagaaggaTCTTTTCAAGAAGATTACAAACCAG ctCGTTGGTCGAAGCGTTGGTCAGTTATTCCGTAAAGAAGTTAAGATAGATAATTTACCACGGATAGAAGTTTTTGGAAAATCACAACACATACGCGTTGACGATATCTCTAATAATGCTACTGATACTGGCATCAAAGCTTTATTTGCAGGACCCACGTAG